The Haloarcula laminariae genomic sequence ATCTTCACCCACGAGTACGTCAGCGGCACCCGCCGCGAGGAGCGCGGGTCGGCCGCCCGCGCGCTGGCGGGCAAGCTCTCCATCGCCGCCCGCATCGACCACTACAGCGGCGACCGCCGGCCCGACCTGGAGCGGGAGCTGGACGAGCGCATCGAGCGCATCCGCTCGCGCGGGGGTGACGACGCGTGACGCCGTCGCTGCCGGAGGGCGTTTCCCGCCGCGACTTCGACGGGACCACCGGCCTCGCCACGCGGGGTCACCCGGAGTACGGCGAGGCGACCGACGGCGAGTACCGGCGCTGGGACCCCCACCGCTCGAAGCTCGGTGCGATGCTGTCTCTGGGAATGGAGACTGGACTCGAAGCCGACCAGAAGACGCTGTATCTCGGCGCCGCCGCCGGGACGACGGTGAGCCACGTCGCGGACTTCGGCGGGCCGACCTACGCGGTCGAGTTCGCCCCCCGGCCCGTCCGGGAACTGTTGGAGGTGGCCGACCACCGGCCGAACCTCTTTCCGCTGCTCAAGGACGCCCGCAAGCCCGAAACGTACGCCCACGTCGTCGAGCCCGTCGACGTCATCGTCCAGGACGTGGCCACCCGCGGCCAGGCCCGCGTCGCGGCGCTGAACCGCCGGTTTCTCGACGGCGACGGCCGCCTGCTCGCCGCGGTCAAGGCCCGAAGCGAGGACGTGACCGCCGAGCCGGAAGACGTTTTCCGGAACGTGGTGGCCGAACTGGAGGAACGCTACGAGATACTCGAAACCCGGCCCCTCGACCCCTACCACGAGGACCACCTCGGCGTCGTGGCGCGGCCGCTGGAGTAGCGCAACCGGCGGTCCGGGGGGCGTGTAGCCGGGTAGCCAACCGCCATCGGCGGGGCTGAACGGGCGGGGGACTCCCGGTCGTGCCGGGCTCGACAAGGGAGTCACAGGTCCCGGAACACAACGGTTTCAGATTTTCCGACGTTTCCTGGCCTGGGGACGCAAGGCTTTAGCGGGTCGATTGCGACGTTTTGGTCAATGGACGAGACGGGGTCTCCCGAGAACTTCACCCGGATGGGTACACTCGGTATCGAAGAGGAGTTCTACGTCGTCGACGAGTACGGTCGCCCCACGTCGGGGACGGACGAACTCGTCTACGAGGGCGAACCGCCGGCGCTACTCGAGGAGCGGCTCGACCACGAGCTGTTCAAGTGCGTCATCGAGACGCAGACGCCGCTCATCGAGACGCCGGGCGACGCCCGCGAGCAGCTCCTCTCCGTTCGGGAGGCGCTGGTCGAGTACGCCGACAGCGAGGGCTTTGGCATCGCCGCGGCCGGGCTCCACCCGCTGGCGAAGTGGCGGGAGCTCGAACACGCCGAGAAGCCACGGTATCGGGCACAGCTGGACCGGATTCAGTACCCCCAGCACCGCAACACGACGGCGGGACTGCACGTCCACGTCGGCGTGGACGACCCCGACAAGGCGGTGTGGGTGGCCAACGAGATGCGCTGGCACGTCCCGGTCATGCTGGCGCTGTCGGCGAACTCGCCGTACTGGAACGGCTTCGACACCGGGCTCCAGTCAGCCCGGGCGAAGATATTCGAGGGGCTGCCAAACACCGGTATTCCGACGGTCTTCGATGACTACGCGGCCTTCGAGGCCTACGAGCGCCGGATGGTCGAACACGGGAGCATCGACGACCGCGGCGAGCTGTGGTTCGACGTGCGGCCCCACTCGGGCCACGGCACCGTCGAGGTTCGGGCTCCGGACGGCCAGGCCGACCCCGACCGCGTACTCGCCTTCGTGGAGTACGTCCACGCGCTCGTCGAGGACCTCGCGGCCCGCTACGAGGACGGCGAGTCGGGGACGGACCTTCGCCGAGAGCTACTCGACGAGAACAAGTGGCGCGCGATTCGAAACGGCCAGTCCGCGTCGCTGCTGACCAGGGACGGCGACGGGACGCTGTCGCTGGGGGAGATAGTCGAGGCCGAGTGCGACCGCCTGGGTATCGACGGCATCGCGCGGCTGTTCGAGGCCGAGAGCGGCGCGGACAAACAGCGGCGGCTCCGGGCCGACGCGGGCGCACCGGCGCTCGCGGCGGCGCTCGAACTCCAGTACTGACGGGCCGCCGCGCCGACTGCGGTGACGAAAGCTCTGGGTACCACTACCGCCCCTCCCATTGTGCGGTGTCCCCGTTCGTCTGTCGCGGACCGACACGGCACCGTCCCCAAGCGGTAGCCACGTCGGATAGCACGCGGGCAGCACACAGTTGCGCCAGACGACGGTTACCGGTAGTTCGCGTGTCAATAAAATACCAGAGGGTCGCTCTCACAGCCGATAGCAGTCCCCGGATTTCGGCCTAATTTAAATATATCGTCGCGGAGTCGAGCCGGACGCGTGTTCGGTGGGCCCGGCTGACAGCCGTCGACGGCCCACCAGTGTCCCCGCTGCCGCTTGAGCCAAGTTTTTTATCCGACTATCGCTTTCGTCCCCACAGAGACAACACATGTCTGGAGACGAGCCGGAGGACGAGGCTGACTCCCTCGAGGACGCCGAGGACGTACGGAACCGCCTGGAACAGGAGGCCGACCGCGCCGTCGACCAGTTCGACGAGGGCATCGTGGACATGCTCGCGTGGGTGCTCGACACGGAGACGCGCGCGCGAATCTACGTGGCCCTCCGACAGCATCCGGGGAGCACGAGCGACGAACTCGCCGACCTGACAGGGCTGTACCCCAGCACGGTCCGGGAGGCCCTGGCCGAACTGCACGAGGAACGCAAGGTGACCCGGGAGAAACGCGAGAGCGACGGCGCCGGCAACAACCCCTACGAGTACAGCGCCATCGCGCCGAGCGAACTCGTCGAGACCATCGTCGGCGACGTGCAGGCGGAGCTAAACACCGTGTTCAACCTCGACGCACACCTCGGCGGCGTCGGGCCGACCGACGACGCGGAGGACCCGGTCACTATCTCGGTCGAAGACGCCACCGACGAGGAGTGACGCGGCCGGCGGACTCCCACCGTGAGACGCGTTCGCGGCGGTTGTTGCGGACGGCGCCAGTAATCCGTCCCCGTCTGCCCGGCACCGTCGGCGACTCGTTGCGACAGCGGGAGTCGTACCCTGCACCGCAGAAGCTAAACCGGGGCCCGCCATTAGCGCGGGTATGAATGTGGCGCTGGGGGGGACTTTCGACCCCGTCCACGACGGACACCGGGCGCTGTTCGAGCGCGCGTTCGAACTCGGCGACGTGACCGTGGGGCTCACCAGCGACGACCTCGCACCGAACACCCGACAGGACGAGCGCCATATCCGCTCGTTCGACGAGCGCCACGCCGACCTCGCGGCCGAGCTAGAGCACCTGGCCAAGACACACGGCCGCGAGTGGACCGTCCGGGAGCTGTCAGAACCGACCGGCATCGCGACCGAACCGCAGTTCGACGTGCTCGTCGTCTCCCCCGAGACCGAGACCGGCGGCAAGCGCATCAACGAGATGCGCCGCGAGCGCGGGCTCGACCCGCTGGAGCTGGAGGTCGTCCCGCACGTCCGGGCCGACGACGGCGGCATCATCTCCTCGACGCGCATCGTCAACGGGGAGATAGACGAACACGGCAACCTCACCCCCGAGCGCGACGGGCGCGAGCAGCCGACGTAGCTACCAGTCCGGCGCGTCCAGGCCGACCCGCTCGATGAGTTCCTTCCACCGCTGCTGGATGGTCAGCCGAGAGACGTCGGCGGCGTCGGCGACCGCGGTCTGTGAGCGTTCCTCGCCCGCCACCAGCGCGCCGACGTAGATGCTCGCCGCCATCGAGGCCCGCTTCGAGCGCTGTTCGTCGGGGAGCGTCGAGAGGAACAGGTCGACCGCGTGCGAGCGAGCCTCCGTACCGAGGTCCAGCGCCTCTGCCGTAGCCTCTATCTCGCCCAGCCACTCGTCGTTCTCGATTCGGTCGCTCGCGCGGTACATACCCGTCGATGGGGCCCGGGGACCGTAAACACTCGCCCGCAAGCGACGGGTTTTTAGACGACTCCCCGATACGGTGGAGTGCGCGCGGGTTGCCGAGCCAGGCCAAAGGCGTAGCGCTTAGGACGCTATCCCGTAGGGGTCCGCCGGTTCGAATCCGGTCCCGCGCATTGCTGCTGCGAGCAACCCCGCGAGCAGCAGCAATCGAACGGAGCAGATTCTGAACCCTGGAAGTCGCAGCGGCCGAGCGGTGCGAGGCGCGACGACAGGCGCGCCTCGAAAGCGAGCGGTGGAACCGCGAGCAGCG encodes the following:
- a CDS encoding phosphopantetheine adenylyltransferase, with the translated sequence MNVALGGTFDPVHDGHRALFERAFELGDVTVGLTSDDLAPNTRQDERHIRSFDERHADLAAELEHLAKTHGREWTVRELSEPTGIATEPQFDVLVVSPETETGGKRINEMRRERGLDPLELEVVPHVRADDGGIISSTRIVNGEIDEHGNLTPERDGREQPT
- a CDS encoding fibrillarin-like rRNA/tRNA 2'-O-methyltransferase produces the protein MTPSLPEGVSRRDFDGTTGLATRGHPEYGEATDGEYRRWDPHRSKLGAMLSLGMETGLEADQKTLYLGAAAGTTVSHVADFGGPTYAVEFAPRPVRELLEVADHRPNLFPLLKDARKPETYAHVVEPVDVIVQDVATRGQARVAALNRRFLDGDGRLLAAVKARSEDVTAEPEDVFRNVVAELEERYEILETRPLDPYHEDHLGVVARPLE
- a CDS encoding winged helix-turn-helix domain-containing protein, translating into MSGDEPEDEADSLEDAEDVRNRLEQEADRAVDQFDEGIVDMLAWVLDTETRARIYVALRQHPGSTSDELADLTGLYPSTVREALAELHEERKVTREKRESDGAGNNPYEYSAIAPSELVETIVGDVQAELNTVFNLDAHLGGVGPTDDAEDPVTISVEDATDEE
- a CDS encoding glutamate--cysteine ligase: MDETGSPENFTRMGTLGIEEEFYVVDEYGRPTSGTDELVYEGEPPALLEERLDHELFKCVIETQTPLIETPGDAREQLLSVREALVEYADSEGFGIAAAGLHPLAKWRELEHAEKPRYRAQLDRIQYPQHRNTTAGLHVHVGVDDPDKAVWVANEMRWHVPVMLALSANSPYWNGFDTGLQSARAKIFEGLPNTGIPTVFDDYAAFEAYERRMVEHGSIDDRGELWFDVRPHSGHGTVEVRAPDGQADPDRVLAFVEYVHALVEDLAARYEDGESGTDLRRELLDENKWRAIRNGQSASLLTRDGDGTLSLGEIVEAECDRLGIDGIARLFEAESGADKQRRLRADAGAPALAAALELQY
- a CDS encoding transcription initiation factor IIB family protein translates to MYRASDRIENDEWLGEIEATAEALDLGTEARSHAVDLFLSTLPDEQRSKRASMAASIYVGALVAGEERSQTAVADAADVSRLTIQQRWKELIERVGLDAPDW